From the genome of Sporichthyaceae bacterium:
GCAGCGTGGGTATCGGTCCGGCGGATTCCAAAAAGGAGGTCGCGGCGTTGACCTCGGCAGCGTTGCGGGTGTTCCTCACCAACACCTCCGAGCGCGGGACGACTACCCAGACGGTGAACATCGGGCAGGTGACCGTCGGTCTCACCGCAGTCGACCTCAGTTCCGAACCGGCACCCGGGCCCAGCGTCGGCGCGAGCACCACCGTCGAACCCGGAGCTCCAACACCGGCCGGTGACGGCGATGCGACTGTCCAGATGGCCGCCGCGCCCCTGGCTGTGCCGGCAACGACGGCGATGGGGACCGCGTCGGGCAGTGGTGTTCCGGTTGATGCCGTTGCAGCACGGCGGCTGTTCCGTCCGGCCTCGGCGCCGGTGGCGCTATTCGCTCCGCGGGACGCGACCTCGTTCGAGGATGCGTACCTGATCCTGGCCGCTACCGCCGCCGTCACATTCCTGGTGGGACAGGCGATCCGCGGGCTCGCCGTCCGCCGCCGCTGACCGCATCCACCGGCCGAGGCGCTCAGCGCCGAGGCGCAGACAGAAGAGGAAGCGCCCAATGTCATCGCCATTGCTCGTTCAGCGCTATCGCACACCGTGTCGGGTGGCCGCGGTTGTGGTCGCCGGCGCACTCGTCATGTCCGGCTGCGGTACTCGCGCGTCGGACCAGGAAATCATCGACGGCCTGCGCGCTGCCGCAGCCCCGGCCGGCGTCGGGCAGAGCCAGCTCGCCGATTCCGTCGACAGCTCGTCGAGCGTGGCACCGGACGGGGGCGCGTCGCTCGCTGGCAGCACCGTCCCGACGGGCGCGCAGGGTGCACCGACCGGTACGCACTCGGGGGCCGGCACAGCCCCGGCCGCGGCCGTCGCGCCGGGCGCCCGCGCCGCCCACCCCGTGGTGCACTCGATCGTTTCCGCAACCTCGGCCGGCGCGGATGTCCCGAAGGACTCCGCGGCGATACCGGGGGCCAATGCGCCCACGGTGGTGAACAAATTGCCGATCCGAATCGGCACGCTCGGTTCGTTCTCCGGGGTCATCGGCGCGGTCACCGAGGGCTCGCCGAAGTCCCTGGGCGCCTGGGTCGGCTACACCAACGCTCACGGTGGACTGGGGGGCCACCCGATCAAGTTGATCGTCGCCGACGACCAGGGCGACGCCGCGACATCGCTGACGCTGGCCAAACGGTTGGTGGAGACCGACCACATCGTGGCCATGGTGGCCAATGTCACCGTGTTCGGTTTCTCGCAGGTCGAGGAGTACGCCCGCGCGAAGAACATTCCGCTCATCGGTGGCGATGCCGTCGACGGCGGCTGGACCAAGTCGACCGTCGCTTTCCCGGTATCGCCCGGGGTCTCGGTCCAGGTCATCCAGGGCCTGCGGATGATGATCAACGCGGGCATCCACAAGTTGGGCATGCTGTACTGCCTCGAGGTGAGCGCGGTCTGCACCTACCTGGCGAACGAGGCGCAGAAGTCCGATGTCGGCAGGTACCTCCTGGAGAGCACCCAGGTCTCGCTGGTCGCGCCGAGTTACACCAGTCAATGCCTGCGGCTGAAGCAGGAGGGTGTGCAGGCCGTGTCTTTGGTGATGGATACCGCCGGCGCCGCCCGGGTGGCCAAGGACTGTGCAACCCAGGGCTACCAACCCAAGATCATGCTGCTCAGCATCGACGCGACCAAGGACATGCCCCGCACGCCCGGTCTGGAGAGTGCCCTTATCCCCGGCGGAACGGTCTCACCGGCGGCCCGGGGTGTGCCCGGCTTGGACAAGTACCGCGAGGTCATGCGGACGTATGGATCGAACGTGGGAGACAGCGGCTTCGGTCTGCTGGCCTACGCGGCCGGTGAGTTGCTCCTGCTGGCAGCCAAGAACCTCTCCGACAACCCCGCGCCCGGCGACCTGTTCCAAGGTCTGTGGCAGATCAAGAACGAGACCCTGGGCGGTCTGACGGTGCCGCTGACCTTCGCGAAGGGGCAGCCGCCCGCTGCGAAGCCGTGCATCTTCGTCTGGGGCGTGACCGGCGGTCACTTCTCCGCCCCCCAAGGCGCCGAGCAGAACTGCTGAGCCGCCCACGCGGTTCGCGTCCACGAATCACCGCCCACGACCGCTTCCGGCGGTCTCACGAGCAGAAAGGGGTGCATTGGCGTGGCCGATTACGTCGAGGTGCATTGCGACCACAACGGTCCGGAGTTCGCCGCCGATCCCGCCGGTACGTTGAACGTCCTGAGGGACAAGGCGCCGCTGGTG
Proteins encoded in this window:
- a CDS encoding ABC transporter substrate-binding protein — its product is MAAVVVAGALVMSGCGTRASDQEIIDGLRAAAAPAGVGQSQLADSVDSSSSVAPDGGASLAGSTVPTGAQGAPTGTHSGAGTAPAAAVAPGARAAHPVVHSIVSATSAGADVPKDSAAIPGANAPTVVNKLPIRIGTLGSFSGVIGAVTEGSPKSLGAWVGYTNAHGGLGGHPIKLIVADDQGDAATSLTLAKRLVETDHIVAMVANVTVFGFSQVEEYARAKNIPLIGGDAVDGGWTKSTVAFPVSPGVSVQVIQGLRMMINAGIHKLGMLYCLEVSAVCTYLANEAQKSDVGRYLLESTQVSLVAPSYTSQCLRLKQEGVQAVSLVMDTAGAARVAKDCATQGYQPKIMLLSIDATKDMPRTPGLESALIPGGTVSPAARGVPGLDKYREVMRTYGSNVGDSGFGLLAYAAGELLLLAAKNLSDNPAPGDLFQGLWQIKNETLGGLTVPLTFAKGQPPAAKPCIFVWGVTGGHFSAPQGAEQNC